A region of the Megalops cyprinoides isolate fMegCyp1 chromosome 21, fMegCyp1.pri, whole genome shotgun sequence genome:
TCAGCTCCCAGATCCTCAGCCTGCCATTGTGCTGGCTGTACCAGACCTGGCCAGGAGGGGGCGAGGCGGAGGTGTGGCCAGGGCTCGCTCTGCTCTGGAGCAACGGCTCCCGGGCCCCGTTGGCGTCGCGGTGCCGGGTGCTCCGCAGCCCCCACATCCCCGCCACGCTCTGGTTCCACCCCCTGCTCGCCGGCTGCCTTCCCATGAGCCTCACGCTGTTGCTGAGCGTGCTGGTGTCCCTGCACTTCCACCGCCGCGCCCGCGCCCTGGTCGCCCCGCGCAGCATCGCCCCCTTCCGGACGACAGGCTCCCGCATGCGCCGCTCCGGCCGCATCCAGCTGGCAGCGGCGCTGGTGGCGGTCTTCCTCGCCCTCCCGCGCTACGTCACGCAAGGCCTGCTGGCCTGGGTGGGCAAGCAGGCGGGGCTGGACAGGGGGCTGGGCGTGGCGATGGGCGTGGCCCTGATGCTGCAGTGGCTCAGCCTGGTCATCCACTTCCTGCTGTACTGCTTCCTGTCGTCCGGATTCCGGCGGGAGACGCTCGCCCTGCTGAGACGGCTCTGCCACGGCGCCACAAAGCCCCAACACCCCTGGACCAATCGTTGCGCCCGTTCGCCAGCTCCGACCCCCGGCCAGCCCTGCCAGGTATGGATGGTCCATGAGGTTCTGCAGGACAGGGGAACATGGCAGGGCTGACTGTTTCCCCTTCAACAGGCAGAAGGGAGGTGGTGGAGTGAGTAACATGAGTGGGAGTGGACAGGGATGGTGCTTTTATCCAATAAACTCACccataaaaagagagaggggaacttTCCACGACCGCAGCATTCACTGCATGCTCTTTTTACTGCGGTACCTGGGAGAAGCTCGCGGTACTGGCTGTGCTCAATGGCTTCCTGTCCTTCAGATGTTTATAACGAGGGTGGCGGATGACTCCTTCGCTTTCCTATCCGAAGCTTCGCTCGTCGCCCACTAGATGGCAGGATCGTCTCATTGTTTAGGCGAATCgttccctgcctctcccccgcGAGGCTGTGGCAGCGTCTGAGTGCGCCCCGAGGGACATCGGTGACGCCAAACACTCCAACTCACCGAGCGCTTGTTTagattcctgtctgtgtgtttgaatgatt
Encoded here:
- the LOC118769148 gene encoding somatostatin receptor type 5-like — protein: MHLSCCQQSTVIYLVSLAVVDTLFMVLGGLVDVGASWQESAASRAPNALLCSAVTFNEEWTLSSSQWIVTALTLERYLISRARGPRPRRCCRLSRPQVALLLVLVAVISSQILSLPLCWLYQTWPGGGEAEVWPGLALLWSNGSRAPLASRCRVLRSPHIPATLWFHPLLAGCLPMSLTLLLSVLVSLHFHRRARALVAPRSIAPFRTTGSRMRRSGRIQLAAALVAVFLALPRYVTQGLLAWVGKQAGLDRGLGVAMGVALMLQWLSLVIHFLLYCFLSSGFRRETLALLRRLCHGATKPQHPWTNRCARSPAPTPGQPCQMFITRVADDSFAFLSEASLVAH